In one Pseudomonas sp. SG20056 genomic region, the following are encoded:
- the sugE gene encoding quaternary ammonium compound efflux SMR transporter SugE encodes MSWFILLLAGLFEVGWAVGLKYTDGFTRPLPTLLTVAAIIVSLALLGLAMKELPLGTAYAIWTGVGAVGTVIAGIMLFGEAVTLLRIASVALIVCGLIGLKLSH; translated from the coding sequence ATGTCCTGGTTCATTCTGCTGTTAGCCGGCCTGTTCGAAGTAGGCTGGGCTGTTGGCCTGAAATACACCGACGGTTTTACCCGCCCTCTCCCCACTCTACTGACTGTTGCGGCGATCATCGTCAGCCTGGCACTGCTTGGCCTGGCTATGAAGGAATTGCCGCTGGGCACCGCCTATGCAATCTGGACCGGTGTAGGCGCCGTGGGTACGGTGATTGCCGGCATAATGCTGTTTGGCGAGGCCGTGACGCTACTGCGTATCGCTAGCGTGGCGCTGATCGTTTGCGGCCTGATCGGGCTAAAACTCAGCCACTAA